Proteins co-encoded in one Aspergillus flavus chromosome 2, complete sequence genomic window:
- a CDS encoding Sucrase/ferredoxin-like-domain-containing protein has protein sequence MFRSLLTLTKLASPQYIFPTVDPKIDGEECRHDCADCTVKWPSKVKIDTTLPMYGYIKQFHTHVLVATGKTDWMGKVEQEKGSLMEAFKSEGGKSKHGRIMVSASNLTPPEGEDGTIDSGKTTVLLLPSFTFVDRVAYGDVRHVVDTFIDNPKQESRLSSRPCPHDYVVLLCSHQRRDARCGITAPLIKKELERHLRGHGLYRDLDDERPGGVGIYFVSHVGGHKFAANVLIYRKKEQQMIWLGRVKPEHCEGVVKYTILQGKVVHPDSQLRGGFDRMKGLTSW, from the exons ATGTTCCGCTCCCTCCTCACTCTCACAAAACTCGCTTCCCCACAGTACATCTTCCCAACGGTCGACCCTAAAATCGACGGTGAGGAATGTCGCCACGACTGCGCGGATTGCACGGTGAAATGGCCGTCCAAGGTGAAAATCGATACCACGCTTCCGATGTACGGGTACATTAAGCAGTTTCACACGCATGTACTCGTGGCAACAGGGAAGACGGATTGGATGGGGAAGGTAGAGCAGGAGAAGGGGAGTTTGATGGAGGCGTTTAAGTCTGAGGGGGGGAAGTCGAAGCATGGA AGAATAATGGTCTCCGCATCCAATCTTACACCGCCGGAGGGTGAAGATGGAACGATTGATTCAGGAAAGACGACCGTGTTACTTTTACCTTCGTTTACTTTCGTGGATAGAGTGGCCTATGGTGATGTCAGACATGTCGTTGATACGTTTATTGATAACCCGAAGCAAGAATCCCGGTTATCGTCTCGACCATGTCCACATGACTatgttgttcttctctgCTCGCATCAACGGCGAGATGCCCGCTGTGGAATCACGGCGCCGTTGATCAAAAAGGAGCTGGAGCGCCATCTGCGCGGACACGGACTATATCGCGATTTAGACGATGAGAGGCCCGGTGGGGTGGGCATTTACTTTGTTTCTCATGTTGGGGGGCACAAGTTTGCGGCGAATGTCTTGATTTATCGGAAGAAGGAGCAGCAGATGATTTGGCTGGGGAGGGTTAAACCGGAGCATTGTGAGGGGGTTGTTAAGTATACCATTCTTCAGGGGAAGGTTGTGCATCCGGATTCGCAGTTGAGGGGTGGGTTTGATCGCATGAAGGGTTTGACTAGTTGGTAA
- a CDS encoding MFS transporter gives MESPRESATIVNDPNREEGNVQSETTPLLQKRASDVTGKIISTNVTLFVAGLNDAALGVLVPYILPTYGVTLFQLSQIYLINCAGCLTASFSNIHVCSRIGTGGTLVLGAVIQTLGFALMYWNPPFALFTAAFFLTGMGGAYQDAQANTFTTTVDNAHRWLGILHAVYGVGTIISPIVANVIASRTPVWHDFYFVMLGLGLLNLCLLRWTFREGLFKPNKRNASGTAASELKATLSNKAVWILSGFFFLYVGAEVTVGGWMVQFIVSVRNGDPKEVGYIASGFWTGFTLGRVALADITHYFGERRMVFVYLTLAVTMQLLFWLVPNIVVIAIAVFLLGFVIGPFYPIGLYVLTQVVPEDLRIGALGLTASLGQAGAAAFPFMTGAIASRAGVEVMQPIMLGLLIGIGLFWALLPRQRAISL, from the exons ATGGAAAGCCCCCGTGAATCAGCAACCATAGTGAATGATCccaacagagaagaaggaaacgTACAGAGTGAAACAACACCGCTCCTGCAAAAACGGGCAAGCGACGTGACAGGAAAGATAATCAGTACCAATGTTACCCTTTTCGTCGCCGGGCTAAACG ACGCCGCTTTGGGAGTCCTGGTCCCGTACATCCTACCAACCTATGGCGTCACCCTCTTTCAGCTCTCCCAGATCTACCTTATAAACTGTGCTGGCTGTCTCAcagcttccttttccaataTCCATGTTTGCTCGCGCATCGGCACGGGCGGTACATTAGTGCTAGGAGCAGTGATCCAAACACTTGGATTCGCACTGATGTACTGGAACCCGCCCTTTGCGCTCTTTACTGCTGCCTTCTTCTTAACTGGCATGGGAGGTGCCTATCAAGACGCCCAGGCGAATACATTCACAACAACAGTTGACAATGCGCATCGCTGGCTGGGAATTCTGCATGCGGTGTATGGTGTTGGGACAATTATCTCACCCATTGTTGCTAATGTAATTGCCTCGCGAACGCCCGTCTGGCATGATTTTTACTTTGTGATGTTGGGCTTGGGGCTATTAAACTTGTGTCTTTTAAGGTGGACATTCCGAGAAGGTCTCTTTAAACCTAACAAGAGGAACGCGAGCGGAACAGCCGCCAGCGAATTGAAAGCCACGCTATCCAATAAAGCGGTCTGGATACTAAGtggattcttctttttgtatGTCGGCGCGGAGGTTACTGTCGGTG GTTGGATGGTCCAATTCATCGTCTCCGTAAGAAATGGAGACCCAAAAGAAGTAGGCTACATAGCCTCTGGATTCTGGACGGGATTCACACTAGGCCGTGTTGCTCTGGCAGACATCACTCACTATTTTGGAGAACGTCGGATGGTGTTCGTCTACCTCACTTTAGCAGTTACCATGCAGCTCCTGTTTTGGCTGGTCCCAAATATCGTTGTAATTGCTATCGCGGTTTTCCTATTAG GATTCGTCATCGGACCATTCTATCCTATTGGGCTCTATGTTCTTACACAGGTGGTGCCGGAGGACCTTCGAATTGGGGCTTTAG GACTCACCGCTAGTTTGGGACAGGCTGGCGCCGCTGCTTTCCCTTTTATGACGGGAGCTATAGCTTCCCGGGCTGGGGTCGAGGTTATGCAGCCGATCATGCTGGGTTTGCTTATTGGGATTGGCTTGTTCTGGGCTTTGCTTCCTAGACAACGGGCAATCAGCCTTTAG